One part of the Granulicella arctica genome encodes these proteins:
- a CDS encoding TetR/AcrR family transcriptional regulator: MKLVKDEGVENLAIRSVASALNLAPNALYRYFKSLAALEAALAEETRLQMLVIMQKAAGRKGPAETIRAISEAYLRFAHEQPRVFALYLKTSASDPDGNPQCTKNTQFFLEQVTRVYGEKRAWKASHALWALLHGIAVLREARVLTQAQSSTSLKFGLQMWIDGALSSSGDK, encoded by the coding sequence ATGAAGCTCGTCAAAGACGAGGGTGTCGAAAACCTCGCGATTCGGTCTGTCGCGTCCGCGCTCAACCTGGCCCCGAACGCACTTTATCGCTACTTCAAGAGCCTTGCCGCTTTAGAGGCAGCCTTAGCGGAAGAGACCCGTCTCCAGATGCTCGTGATCATGCAAAAGGCTGCTGGCAGAAAGGGACCCGCGGAGACGATCCGTGCGATCTCTGAAGCATACCTCCGCTTTGCCCATGAACAACCGCGTGTCTTTGCTCTCTATCTGAAGACCTCAGCCAGCGACCCGGACGGAAATCCGCAATGCACAAAAAATACCCAGTTCTTCTTAGAGCAGGTAACCCGCGTCTATGGGGAAAAACGCGCATGGAAGGCCTCGCACGCACTATGGGCTCTCCTCCACGGAATCGCTGTGCTCCGCGAGGCTCGTGTTCTCACCCAAGCACAGTCGTCCACCAGCCTCAAATTTGGCCTTCAAATGTGGATCGACGGCGCGTTAAGTTCCTCCGGTGATAAATAA
- the sucB gene encoding 2-oxoglutarate dehydrogenase, E2 component, dihydrolipoamide succinyltransferase, with translation MPTEVVMPQMGESITEGTITKWLKKPGDTVARDEPLFEISTDKVDAEIPSPAAGTLGELKIAEGATVQVGTVVCTIAEAGAAASAPAAAPAKAETAAKPAADTAEPAAVDTPAVAEATGAETEIVMPQMGESITEGTITKWLKKVGDTVARDEPIFEISTDKVDAEIPSPAAGVLTEIKVAEGATVQINTVVAVIGGGAGKAAAAPAPVAAAPSAAKAEAPAPAASAVVGEHPKSSPLVRKIAKDNNVDLTQVAGSGSAGRITKTDILGHLEGGAKPAAAAAPAAVTNAPAATPAKPVAAAPIPGELVPMTKMRSIIATRMVESKRTSPHVHTVFKVDMTRIVKLREKEKNKYEQRNGVKLTYMPFIARAAVMALRKHPIVNGAVEGDAIRYNKNINIGIAVALDWGLIVPVIKQTEERNFLGIARAIVDVAERARGKKLAPDEISGGTFTLTNSGIFGEQFGTPIINQPQAAILGIGGLNKEAEVITDKDGADAIAIRSIQRFTLGFDHRIVDGADAGKFMSDFKAYLENWSEDIG, from the coding sequence ATGCCTACCGAAGTTGTCATGCCCCAGATGGGCGAGTCCATCACAGAAGGCACCATTACGAAGTGGCTGAAGAAGCCGGGCGATACGGTTGCTCGGGATGAACCTTTGTTTGAGATCTCGACGGATAAGGTCGATGCGGAGATTCCTTCGCCTGCGGCGGGGACGCTGGGCGAGCTGAAGATCGCTGAGGGAGCGACGGTGCAGGTCGGTACGGTGGTTTGCACGATTGCGGAGGCTGGGGCTGCTGCGAGTGCTCCGGCTGCTGCTCCGGCAAAGGCTGAGACGGCTGCGAAGCCTGCGGCGGATACGGCTGAACCAGCGGCGGTGGATACGCCTGCGGTGGCTGAGGCTACCGGTGCGGAGACCGAGATCGTGATGCCACAGATGGGCGAGTCGATCACCGAGGGGACGATTACGAAGTGGCTGAAGAAGGTGGGCGATACGGTTGCTCGCGATGAGCCGATCTTCGAGATTTCGACGGACAAGGTGGACGCGGAGATTCCTTCGCCGGCGGCGGGTGTGCTGACGGAGATCAAGGTTGCGGAGGGCGCGACGGTTCAGATCAATACAGTGGTGGCGGTGATCGGTGGCGGTGCGGGTAAGGCTGCTGCTGCTCCGGCTCCGGTGGCTGCTGCGCCTTCGGCTGCTAAGGCTGAGGCTCCTGCGCCTGCTGCTTCGGCGGTGGTTGGCGAGCATCCGAAGTCTTCGCCGCTGGTGCGGAAGATTGCGAAGGACAACAATGTCGATCTGACGCAGGTTGCGGGTTCGGGTTCGGCGGGACGGATTACGAAGACGGATATTCTGGGTCATCTGGAGGGTGGGGCGAAGCCTGCTGCTGCGGCTGCTCCTGCGGCGGTTACAAATGCTCCTGCGGCTACGCCTGCGAAGCCGGTGGCGGCTGCTCCGATACCGGGCGAGCTGGTGCCGATGACGAAGATGCGTTCGATCATTGCGACGCGCATGGTGGAGTCGAAGCGGACGAGTCCGCATGTGCACACGGTGTTCAAGGTGGACATGACGCGGATCGTCAAGCTGCGCGAGAAGGAGAAGAACAAATACGAGCAGCGCAATGGCGTGAAGCTGACGTACATGCCGTTTATTGCGCGGGCTGCGGTGATGGCGCTGCGGAAGCATCCGATTGTGAACGGTGCGGTCGAAGGCGATGCGATTCGTTACAACAAGAACATCAATATCGGGATTGCGGTGGCGCTGGATTGGGGCTTGATCGTTCCGGTGATCAAGCAAACGGAGGAGCGGAACTTCCTGGGGATTGCGCGGGCGATCGTCGATGTGGCGGAGCGGGCGCGCGGGAAGAAGCTGGCTCCGGACGAGATCTCGGGCGGGACGTTTACGCTGACGAACTCGGGGATCTTCGGCGAGCAGTTTGGAACGCCGATCATCAACCAGCCGCAGGCGGCGATTCTTGGTATCGGCGGATTGAACAAAGAGGCCGAGGTGATTACGGACAAGGATGGCGCGGACGCGATTGCGATTCGGTCGATCCAGCGGTTTACGCTTGGGTTCGATCACCGGATTGTGGACGGTGCGGATGCGGGTAAGTTTATGTCGGACTTCAAAGCTTATTTGGAGAACTGGTCGGAAGATATTGGGTAA
- a CDS encoding SDR family oxidoreductase: MEKLVLITGANKGIGFEATRQLARAGFTVLLGARDTERGEEAADKLRGEGLDVRFVSADLNRAAESGAALAKQIGEEFGHLDVLINNAGICDREDGPASSVGLETLRRTFETNFFGAVAFTQPLLPLLRAAESARIVNVSSGLGSLAVNGDSSSLFYPVKILAYNASKAALNMFTVDLAYDLRDTRIKVNSVSPGFVATDMTNHRGTHTVEEGVIEIVRLAQLPDDGPTGGFTNKEGMVPW; the protein is encoded by the coding sequence ATGGAAAAGCTGGTTTTGATAACGGGAGCAAACAAGGGCATCGGCTTCGAGGCGACTCGTCAGTTAGCACGCGCAGGCTTTACGGTGCTGCTGGGTGCGCGAGACACAGAGCGAGGTGAAGAGGCTGCCGACAAGCTGCGTGGAGAGGGGCTGGATGTTCGCTTCGTTTCGGCGGACCTGAACCGTGCGGCCGAGAGCGGCGCCGCGCTCGCCAAGCAGATTGGCGAGGAGTTTGGACATCTGGATGTCCTGATCAACAATGCAGGCATCTGTGACCGGGAGGATGGGCCAGCCAGCAGTGTCGGCCTCGAGACGCTGAGGCGCACGTTTGAGACGAATTTTTTTGGTGCGGTGGCGTTCACGCAACCGCTGCTTCCGTTGCTGCGCGCGGCGGAGAGTGCGCGGATTGTGAACGTCTCGAGCGGGCTTGGCTCGCTGGCCGTCAACGGCGATTCAAGCTCGCTGTTCTATCCGGTTAAGATTCTTGCCTACAACGCTTCCAAGGCGGCTCTGAATATGTTTACCGTGGACCTCGCGTATGACCTGCGCGATACGAGGATCAAGGTCAACTCTGTGAGCCCGGGCTTTGTTGCTACTGATATGACCAACCACAGAGGCACACACACGGTCGAGGAGGGTGTGATCGAGATTGTGCGTCTTGCGCAACTGCCGGACGATGGCCCTACCGGGGGGTTCACGAATAAGGAGGGCATGGTGCCTTGGTAG
- the lipB gene encoding lipoyl(octanoyl) transferase LipB, with protein sequence MYIHLLHLGRVSYAEGLAVQARVVAARKVGAIGDVLLLMEHPPVLTLGRNAHRENVLLSDELLAQRGVELHEVNRGGDVTYHGPGQLVGYPIFDLRGDLPGKKGPHLGPVDFVRLMEEALIRVCKDFGVVTQRVCKRTGVWTAAGGSVLERKVAAIGVHVSQGVTSHGFALNVTTDLRDYQWIVPCGIADREVTSLELEAGDGVVVTMENAVNSVARSFGHVFGRQMLGVETVAELLGEAAPVGAAAL encoded by the coding sequence ATGTACATTCATCTTCTTCATCTCGGGCGAGTTTCTTATGCTGAGGGGCTTGCTGTGCAGGCTCGGGTGGTGGCTGCGCGGAAGGTGGGTGCGATTGGGGATGTGTTGTTGCTGATGGAGCATCCGCCGGTGTTGACGCTGGGGCGGAATGCGCATCGGGAGAATGTGTTGTTGAGCGATGAGCTGCTGGCGCAGCGTGGGGTGGAGCTGCATGAGGTGAATCGTGGGGGGGATGTGACGTACCACGGGCCGGGGCAGTTGGTGGGGTATCCGATCTTTGATCTGCGGGGAGATTTGCCTGGGAAGAAGGGGCCGCATCTGGGGCCGGTGGATTTTGTGCGGTTGATGGAGGAGGCGCTGATCCGGGTGTGCAAGGACTTTGGCGTGGTGACGCAGCGGGTGTGCAAGCGGACGGGCGTGTGGACGGCGGCGGGTGGGTCGGTGCTGGAGCGGAAGGTGGCGGCGATTGGGGTGCATGTGTCGCAGGGGGTGACGTCGCATGGGTTTGCGCTGAATGTGACGACGGACCTGCGCGATTATCAGTGGATTGTGCCGTGCGGGATCGCGGACCGCGAGGTGACGAGCCTGGAGCTGGAGGCGGGCGATGGGGTGGTGGTGACGATGGAAAATGCTGTGAATTCAGTGGCTCGGAGCTTTGGGCATGTGTTTGGGCGGCAGATGCTGGGGGTGGAGACGGTGGCGGAGCTGCTGGGTGAGGCTGCGCCGGTGGGGGCTGCGGCTTTATAA